From the Sulfuricurvum sp. genome, the window AAGAGCGGTGCGAAAGTAACGGGAGTCGATTTGAGTCACGAGATGGTCAAAAATGCACGTGCCAAAGGGATTGATGCTATGGTCATGAGCGCAACGGAGTTGGAGTTTAAAAACCGATTTGATGCGATCTTTTCCAATGCAGTGCTTCACTGGGTAAAAGAGAGTGAAACCGCTGTTAAAAACATCCATGATGCCTTAAAACCCCATGGAAGATTCGTCGCAGAGTTTGGAGGGATAGGTAATTGTAAAACAGCCGTCGATGCGATGAAAGAGGTGTTTAAAAATCACCCTGAATTTGGAGCGTTTGACGATCCGTGGTACTTTCCGAGTGTGGAAGAGTATCGTACCCTCTTGGAGTCGTGCGGGTTTAGAGTCGAATACATCGAATTAATCCCTCGACCAACCCCAGTGGATGATATCGCCAACTGGCTTGATCTTTTTGCCAATGGGGTAACGGCTCATTTGAGTCGCGAGGAGTTTAATGTGTTTAAAGAGGAAGTTAGTAGGATTACGAAACCGAAGTTGTACGATGAAAACGACGGTTGGCATGTTGATTATGTCAGGTTGAGAGTTAAAGCGGTGAGGGGATGAATATGGAGACTATTTTTATTATCGATTATATTGCGTTAGGGTTGCTAGTCGGATTTATGGCAGGATTACTAGGGATTGGCGGCGGCGGTATTATGGTCTCTATATTTGCTATATTGTTTGTTATGCAAGGATTTCCGAGTGAAGGGATTATGCACATGGCATTAGGGACATCGATGGCGACAATCATATTCACCTCGTTTTCGAGCATGATAGCGCACTATAAAAAAGATAATATCGAAGTACCGATGACTCTTCGTATTAGCGTCGGTGTTTTGGCGGGGACATTTATTGCAACGTTTATCGCATCGTATCTCAAAGGGGTCTATCTTGCCCTCTTTTTCAGCGTATTTATGAGTTACATCGCCTACAAAATGTTCAGAAAAGCGCACTATTACCATAATGATAATCCGCATGGCATCGTTGGAAACATCGCTAGCGGTACATTTATCGGAGCGATTTCAGCACTGGTCTCTATCGGAGGAGGCTCACTTAGTGTACCGTATTTGATGCACCAAAATTTCGATATTAAACGCGCTATCGGAACGTCAGCAGCGATAGGATTTCCCATCGCGATTTCAGGGACGCTTGGTTATCTGCTCAATGGATGGAGCCATACTGATTGGAATCATTACATTATCGGATATATTTATGTACCTGCAGTGGTATTGGTCGCGATTAGCAGTGCATTTACAGCTCCTCTTGGAGTTAAATACGCAACACAGCTTCCGACCGACATACTTAAAAAGGTTTTTGGACTATTGGCGGTAGTATTGAGTATTAAAATGCTTTTTTCGGTTATTTAAAACGAAAGAAATTTGTCTCGCACCAAAGCTCTAGAGACTGTGAAAGAACTAAGAAAAAGGGGCGGAATTTCCCGACGATCTATGTAAGTGCAGGGCGTAGTGGATTGGAGATAGAACTCTCGCCGAATGATTTAAAAATACTCTGTTCGGCTGAGTTTTATGATCTGAGGGGATGAATTACTTTTAAGGCTCGTGGCATTGCTGCCAGCAGAGCACGACAATCTATTTCAAACCAGAGATGAGCACTTTCCCCTCTATCATCTTTGGAATCCAGATCGTTTTGTTTTTCGTATCAATCCAAAAATCAGCAGGTCCCGCGATAGGATCGATTTTTAGATCACTTTCGGCTTTTGTTTTGAGATTATAGGTGTGGATAACCCCCGCTTTTTCCATTTTTACCCAGTCTGAGAAATAGAGGGTATTGCCAACTTTTTGTACACCATCAAATATCCCCTCAGCTTTTGCAAGAGGGGTAACCGCACCGCTTTTCGGATTAATCTCGACGAGTTTACCGCCTCCGCCAAACATATTTTCCGGTGTTTTAGCAAGCATAAGTGCGTATAGTTTCCCCTCGGTATAGTAAACACCATTAGCGGTAGGTAGATCAGCTATCGCTTTGTAGGTTTTGGTTTGAACATTGAGTTCATAAATTTTACCGCTATCGGTCGCGCTGACGATTAAGGTATGAGCATTCTTTACCGTGATGTCGTTGAGAAAATTTACCCCATCAAATGCGAGTGAAAAGACCTGTTTTTTTGTTGCAATATCAAACCCTTTGACTTCATCCACATCCGCGACATAAAGAGTGTTATGAATCACCGCCAAACCCTTTGGAGCATTGAGAGCAGTTATAAAGGTTTTATCGACCATCTCACCTTTTTGATTCAGAAGCGAGATATATCCGTCACCATCTTTATCGGTCGGCTTTAATTCAGCACCGACGTTTGAAACATAGGCTTTTTTCCCGTGTACGAGTACGCTCTCAGGATGTCCCCCTACATCAATCTCTACTTGTCCGCCAAATGCCACAGCCACCAATGCCATACTGAGTAATACACTTTTCATTTTTTCCCTTTTTTTTTTAAGATTTAAACGCTTCTTCAAGCGCCGCCGTGTCTTCAAAAAATCGACACACTACTATTTTACCATCTTGAAATGTGGCGACTAAAGACCAATGCGAACAAAAAAGCTTTCCTGTGCTTTTGACGATATGCTCGAAATAGCCATATGCCATCACGGTGTCATTTTCTCCCATAATGCCCAAAAATTCAAATTTTTGCGTCTCGAATGCCTTAGTCAGATTGGCAAATAATTGTTTAAAACCTTCATGACCCACGTAGGTACCGTATAAAAAACATTTTTCATTCGGTTCTTCTTTGATAGCAATGTATTTTGCATTATCATCTACAAAGGAGAGCATTTTTTGTTCATCTGTTTTCGCTGATTTGAAGAACTCTACAAGTCTATCTTTGTTGTTCATTGTATAACTCCGTGTTCTTTGTCATAGGCATCAAATACCTCTTTTGCGGCAAGTGCTCCGTTGATGGCGGTAGGAAACCCTGAATAAACTGCCATTTGAGTAATGATCTCGATAATTTCCGTTTTTGTAACGCCAACATTAAGAGCGGCATGAATGTGTACTTTTAATTGCGGAGTGGCGTTTCCCATTGCCGTCAATGCCGCAATAGTCGCAATCTCTCTATCTCTGAGATTTAACCCCTCTCTTGAATAAATATCACCAAAAGGAAATTCGATGGTATATTTAGCCAAATCAGGGGCTATATCTTTGAGTGCATTGACAACATTCTCACCCGCTTTACCATCTACCTCTTTGAGCTTTTCCCAACCTCGCTCATATCTTGACTGCATTACATTCTCCTTTTGCTCAGCGGCATTACACCCGAGCATCCCGATAAAGATAACGAATAGTATTTGTTTCATTTCATAATCCGGTATAAAATTTATCGAAACAATTGTACCGCTAAATCCAAAAGCTCTGTTAGCCTATAACATCAAATTTTTTATCCGTGACGTTATACGCTGATAGTAACATTACTTTTTCAGTTTATCGATTATTGCTTTCGCTATGCTTTTACTAGAAGATGGGTTTTGTCCGGTAATCAGGTTTCCATCCACTTCGATATGATCTGCCCAATTTTCTTTTGAGATGAAAATAGCTCCGCGATTTTTGAGTTCTGTTTCTAGTAAAAAAGGCATTTGTTTCTCAAGTGTACCGGCAAACTCTTCTTGATTGGTAAAACTGGTTACTTTTTTCCCTTTAACCAACGCTGTACCATCGGGTAGATTGATATTTACCAAACTAGCTGGTCCATGACAAACGGAAGCAATGAGTTTATTATCTTTTGCAAAATTTTCAAGTACCTTTTTGATTGTCGGATCTGTAGGGAAATCAAACATGGCTCCATGACCGCCCGGAATATAAACTGCGTCATATTTTGAGAGATTAACCCCTTCGAGTCGCACACTGTGTTGTAATACGGATAAAGGTTCTTCCCACTGAATTTTTTGTTTCTCATTAGGTAAGCTTCTTGGGTCAATCGGCACATTGCCTCCTGAGATACTTGCAACCGTTATTTCAAAATTTTGGTCTTTGAACTCCATATAGGGAATTGCGAACTCTTCTAACCAAACTCCTGTACTATCCCCATTATCCATATGGGAAAAACTTGTGACGATGATTAAAATTGAGATGATGGTGTTCATCTTGGTACTCCTAAGATTTGAATTACAGATCTGTAT encodes:
- a CDS encoding type 1 glutamine amidotransferase domain-containing protein; the encoded protein is MNTIISILIIVTSFSHMDNGDSTGVWLEEFAIPYMEFKDQNFEITVASISGGNVPIDPRSLPNEKQKIQWEEPLSVLQHSVRLEGVNLSKYDAVYIPGGHGAMFDFPTDPTIKKVLENFAKDNKLIASVCHGPASLVNINLPDGTALVKGKKVTSFTNQEEFAGTLEKQMPFLLETELKNRGAIFISKENWADHIEVDGNLITGQNPSSSKSIAKAIIDKLKK
- a CDS encoding sulfite exporter TauE/SafE family protein translates to METIFIIDYIALGLLVGFMAGLLGIGGGGIMVSIFAILFVMQGFPSEGIMHMALGTSMATIIFTSFSSMIAHYKKDNIEVPMTLRISVGVLAGTFIATFIASYLKGVYLALFFSVFMSYIAYKMFRKAHYYHNDNPHGIVGNIASGTFIGAISALVSIGGGSLSVPYLMHQNFDIKRAIGTSAAIGFPIAISGTLGYLLNGWSHTDWNHYIIGYIYVPAVVLVAISSAFTAPLGVKYATQLPTDILKKVFGLLAVVLSIKMLFSVI
- a CDS encoding carboxymuconolactone decarboxylase family protein, with the translated sequence MKQILFVIFIGMLGCNAAEQKENVMQSRYERGWEKLKEVDGKAGENVVNALKDIAPDLAKYTIEFPFGDIYSREGLNLRDREIATIAALTAMGNATPQLKVHIHAALNVGVTKTEIIEIITQMAVYSGFPTAINGALAAKEVFDAYDKEHGVIQ
- a CDS encoding nuclear transport factor 2 family protein, yielding MNNKDRLVEFFKSAKTDEQKMLSFVDDNAKYIAIKEEPNEKCFLYGTYVGHEGFKQLFANLTKAFETQKFEFLGIMGENDTVMAYGYFEHIVKSTGKLFCSHWSLVATFQDGKIVVCRFFEDTAALEEAFKS